aaaaTGCAGTTgtaagtttcaaaggaagacagttcaagtttcagcaatcaggcgcccacctggagaacaagggaaaacaatttgagtttcaagggaaagcagttcaagtctcaaacgaaaacagttcaagttagaagtagcagaagctcgcgtCAAAAAGGTGAGTCAACAGACGAGATGATCAATGGAAGTAATCTCAGTccagaatttaaaaaaaaaacaaaacaaaaaataaataataagaaaagaaaaaggaaaaaaaagggagTGAAGCCAAAATACAGAAGCTGAAACAAGAGGCggattgctcaagacatgactgaggtcacaagcactgcatgtCTGATCTTGATCCAAAAAGCTAAAGAAGAACGGGCTAGcgcctgcagctaacaagcgccgaggttcaaatcaaaagtctgcatgaagaaccattcaagactcaagatcaagcttcagaagacttatagataggaatcttgtaactcgtggttgacaggcttagctagtctttttcatgttttgatttttgatgtaataacgagaccgcggaccggaacctcggcggaacggcacctcaaccggctctccacctcggtatactccatcatcttactcacctctgaactacacgtagcctgattcctttatagccaaggatatgtaggcagctcagataccagagctcggtcacattcccctctctcttagttttagtctctccaaataagggtcgggtcaaaaaatctgtctagtcgttctttgtctgaaaatacttcgtctctccagtcaaagaggggcagctgtagacatgtgatttttgaccctccccaagattttccaTATTTTACcctgtaaatatttaatttaggcctaatatatctatttcaactatttttgacttcttttactttattttgtcacaagaaaataaaaattacaaaaatattttagtttgcGTATccttaataaaattaaatataaaaatatacaaaaatagtaccttatctttatttttatatataatcttgaaaacacaaaaaatagtttcatgttttaatatagtttagttcaattaattaaaaattagtttaatatttttatattataattgtatataattttagaagGAGGAATTAGTTTTGGGTTGGTTTATCCCGTCGTTATGAATCTTGTAGTCCATTTTtttagtctttggcccaattTCATAGCCTATAATTTCCAAACTCATAActcctaggctcatacccctaacctaatccctactcCTATATAATAGGACCTACACCTAAAATATAAGGACTGACCTAAAATGCACCAGCCGTTTCATGACAAGAGGATCCTCCATCATCTCTtttctaaaaaaaactaaaaaaaagacCCCTAACCTCCTTGAGAAAATCGGCCGCAACTTCAACACTTCTAGCACAATCGGCTGCCCCTAACTTTCCCAAAATAATTATCTCACTCACTTGAACATAaaatctcacacacacacacttggaAGAAAGAGGGAAAATTCCAAAAAGTGATGGAGTGCACATATGACTAATAATGTTCATGGCAAGGAAATTCTGTATCATTCCAATATGTCAGCCTTGAGGATTTTCCGTCAAACATGTGAAAACAGATTCTCGGTAGATCATTGTTCGGGTTAGCTGAGGTTTCATTTGAAGCTGCATATTGGGGTTTCCGATCCAAGGGTCAAAATATATTTCGAAGTTGTTGTTCGAGTTTGCTATCGACGTGCCATGGTTCTTGATTCGATAATATTATTTAATCAAAGATTAAGAAGAGATTTCGGCTCAATTTGAGGTCCATTCTTTCccatattattttcttttttctcaattttttttatGTGTTGGTCTATATTTATTTGCGCACCATGCGTTAGTCATTGCTTTGTGACCAGTTTTGATTTCTCCTTTTAGATCTATTTGAGCTgaattttttatttgagtttttaAGTACAAGCAATTTGTGAATTCTTGTCTTGTAAATACATATGGATACATAAGTCAAATGGAAACGATAGATGCTCGTAGGGAACAATTGTGATTAAACAGGATTGGTTTGTCTTTGCTTGCTTTAATTGAAGTCGTTGTGGTATGTTTGTTGATTTGAAGGAATTAATCTAGTTATTGCTTTTATTAAATTAGTTGCCTGAGTCTGATTTCCAGTGTTAGCATGCCAAACTAAAATGAGGCTACTACACTTCGATCTTAATGATTTTGGAATGGTGAATTGGGTTATGGGGTCAGTATTTGAAAAGATGAGAATCTTGTCAATTGaagttaaataaaattcaagctTTTATTCATGGTTTATGCGTAAATTGGGTTTGGTACTAAGTTTAATTGTGCTTTTTTGCTTGAATTATtaggagcatgtttaggccgaccaCATTTGGGTAGGCCATATTAGGACGTTTATGCATTTTATTTCGAGGTGAGAGGTCGTGCCATTTAGTAATTCAAACATGCTAGTttttttaggcgcgttattttaataatttaccttcctaaactcgggtgtgcatttatgtggcccaaatccaaatctcaacaacgttagataaaatgtgttgcggactgcgggtgcatttatgtgacgtggttcaagacgcatTTTAAATGACGTTACAATCTTCCTTTAAAAATGAATAgaagcggttaaaaagttaaaattgaactataggctcaaacatgtgttaaaatcagataatagaccaattataacagttgagcgactgtgctagaaccacggaactcgggaatgcctaacaccttctcccgggttaacagaattccttacccgaatttctatgttcgcggactataaaacaaagtcaatcctttcctcaattcgggatttgaaccgatgacttgggacaccataaattatcccaagtggcgactctgaatttttaataaaataatcccgtttcgattgtcactttaagttggaaaaaaactccctttataccTTTTCCAagagtgtaggtaaaaaggaggtgtggcaaAGTGGATTGTACTGAGATATGTTTAGTTAGATACAGTTAGATATTGATTAGTCAGATACTGTTATATTAGTTCTTAGTTAGCtaagttaattttattttccttttttttccacgTGTACATATATATACAGGTTGTAATAGTGAAAATAATAATGAGAGTCATTTTTCACAATTATATTTCTTCTGCTCTCCTCCCAGatgtttctcttctttctttggaACATTCCAGATCTACCATTGAAGCTCTTGCAATAACTTCATCTTAGCTCAGAGTAAGAATcttaatatggtatcagagccggCGTGATATCCTCGGCGAAGATCTGTCGGAGTTTCTCTTCTTCAAGACCTCTTTCTCTCCGTCATCTGCTGGGTTTTGGTTTTGTGATTTTGACCTACAGATTTTGTGCGAAGTGAAGGCATTATATGCACGATTGGACAGTTTATTCAACGATTTGCTTAGGAAATTAACCAATTTCATCATCTAGGGCTTTTCTCATGGCTATCGATCAGAACGAAGAACTCACACCCAGTACGAGTAGGAGCGATCAACCTGTCATCGATGTGAGTAGTCCTCTATACATTCATCCTTCAGATAGTCCTAGAGTGATTGTAGTACCAGTTCCTTTTGATGGAATTTGGTATAGGTCATTGAGAAGGAGTGTATTGAGAGCCTTGTCAGTCAAAAATAAATTAGGGTTCGTAAATAGAGATTGTAGGAAGCCTCCTCCCAATTCTCCACAATTTCGTCAATGGGAAAGGTGTGACGATATGGTAACTTCCTGGATTCTAAATTCCCTGTCGAAGGAAATTTCTGATAGTGTTGAATATGTTAGCAATTCAGTAGAATTATGGAGAGAATTGGAAGATCGATATGATCAAACGAATGGTGCAAAGCTGTATCAAATTCAAAAGGAGATTAATGATCTGGTTCAAGGGTCCTTGGACATTACTGCCTACTACACGTGAATGAAAAGGCTATGGGAAGAATTAAGCAATCTCAGTGCAAAGTTTCAGTGCACTTATGTTTGTACGTGTGGGTCAAAGGACAATATGCATAAGGCAGAATAGGACATGCGACTTATTCAATTTCTAATGGGCTTGAATGAAGTGTACACAACAAAGCGAGGAAGCATTTTAATGATGAAACCTTTACCATCATTGGCACAAGCCTTCTCTCTACTAGTACAAGAGGAAAAGCAAAGGGAGTTCAAGCCAAACAATCAACTGAGCCTGGAGTCTACCTCACTTCATGTGAACACTGCACCTTCACAACATCAGAATCCTTTTGGATCTCGGAACTTCAAGACACATTATACAGGTAACTCAGGCCAATTCAAAGGCCGACCATTCTGTAACTACTGCAAGAGGCCAGGCCATACAAAGGACAAGTGTTACAAATTACATGGATATCCCCAGAGCAATTCTTATAACAATCAAAACTCAAATCGCACTAATACTCAACAGTTCAATCAGGGAAACAACTCAGGTCAAACTCAAGGTCCCAAATTCAACAAAGGTAAAGGAACTGTAGCAAATGTGCATGGAACCCCTGCTGATCTGATGCAGGAAAAGGAATATGATCCAATCCTACACAGTGAGAATCAGAATGTAAGCTTGACAAAAGAGCAATATGGGCAGATAATGAACCTACTGCAACATTTTCAGACAGGAGGATCTCCCAGCAATGCCAACATTACCAGTGGTGCTGCTAACTTTGCAGGTATTGTGGTCTGCACTTCTTCTATTGATTTTGACAAACCATCGTGCAAATGTTTCGAATCTAAGACTGACTTTTGGATCATAGACTCAGGAGCCTCTAATCACATGACCTTCAATAAAAGTGCTCTTAGTAACATAACAACATTACCATACCCTGTGTTAATAAGCCTATCAAATGGATACAAGGTGAAAGTGCTTCAATTTGGGGATGTGATACTTAACTCTAAAATTACCCTACACAAAGTCCTCTATGTCCCATCCTTTAAGTACAACCTAATTTTTGTCAATTCTCTTGCAACACATCTCATGTGTATTGTATTTTTCACTAATACACTATGTCTATTGTAGGCCCCTTCAGTGAAGAGGCCTCAGGTGATTGGTAGTAGCAGAGAGGGATTATACTACCTCTGTTCCAGGTGTCTGAAGGGTAAAAGTTCTGTTTCAGCTACTAGTCTTCCAATTTCTTGTTGCAATTGTTCTGTTTCTGTTGGTACAAATAGTAGAGTCTTCAGTAGTCCTCTTCATTCACAGTCTTATTCAATAGATGTAAATACTTCCATTCACAATAATAAGAGTGACTCTTTGAATGTTTTAGATAAACATAATGCAGATACTTCGTGGCATAATAGgcttagccatgttccctttgccaaaatgataaaaatatccTCAATACATGTGAACTTCTCACCCAAACAATCTTTCATTTGCTCCATTTGTCCCATGGCTAGACAAGCCAGACTTCTATTTCCAGAAAGAACCAGCACTTACCCACATTTTCCAATTAATACATGTTGATATATGGGACCCCTATCATGTTGCTACACACAATAATTACAAGTATTTTCTTACCATGGTGGATGATTTCAGTAGGTACACTTGGACTCATCTATTGAGCAACAAAAGCAATGCCCTACAAACACTTAAAGCTTTCATAAATATGATTGAGAACCAATTCAACACCACTGTGAAAACCATCAGATCTGATAATGGACTGGAGTTTACTAGTCATGAAGCCACTTCCTTCTATCAAACCAAAGGAATCATTCACCAGAAAACTTGCCCTTATACTCCATAACAAAATGGGGTAGTAGAATGGAAACACAAGTATCTCTTTGAAACTGCTAGGGCATTTATGTTTCAATCCAAACTCCCAACTAACTATTGGGGAGAATGTATTTTGATAGCAACTTACCTAATTAACAGACTACCTACTGCCTACCTGAACAACAAGTGTCCTTTTGAAATTTTATACCACAAGAAGCCCAACTACTCTCATTTGAGGAGTTTTGGATGCCTCTGTTATCCTACTGTACCTAAGGTGCACAGAGACAAATTTGAACCCAGAACTGCTCCTCATGTTTTTGTGGGCTATCCTTTTGGGACAAAGGGTTACAAAGTGTTAAGCCTAGCCATTAAAAAGATTCATGTCTCTAGAGATGTAGTATTTCATGAAAGTGCTTTTCCCTTCTCTTTAAAGTCTAATAATGTCTCTCTGTATAATAGTCTCAGATCAGTCTCTCTTCCTGTCCACTCTGAGAATAGCAGTCCACACTATAATGCTCAAAATCCTACAAGTATCACATCTCCAGATGTGCCTCAATCCCCTGTATCCTCACCTGTTAATGATACTATAATGCATACATCaaacattcagtcttttcatcaTTCTCCTATCCCTGCAACTTTGCATGAGTTTCTCAGCCCTCATTCACCAACATGTACTCAATCTGATTCACCTCCTGTAAGAAGAACCAGTAGAACTCATAAGACCCTACATACATTCAGGATTACATCTATACTCTACCTAAAATATCACATCCTGATGTTCATCAGGATTCACCTTCTTTGTGTGCACTCTTCTCCAATCATAGTTATGTTACACCTGATGTCCTATATCCTGAAAGTCAGCACTTGGTGACAAATGCTTGTCATGATAGTGAGTCATCTTCATATGGAGAGGCAACTCTCAATCTTGCATGGCAAGCAACCATGACCTAGGAGTTTGAGGCTCTCTATGCAAATAACACTTAGGACTTAGTCCCTTTGCCAACTGGAAAGGAGGCAATAGGCTGCAAGTGGGTCTgtaaaattaaacacaaagaagaTGGTAGCATAAAGAGATTTAAGACTAGATTAGTGGTAAAGGGGTATACCCAACAAGCAGGGATTAACTATACAGAGACCTTCTCCTTTGTTGTCAAGATGACAACAGTTAGAGTTTTGGTCATTGTTGCTGTGAAGAAAGGCTGGGATATCTTTCAGCTTGATGTAAATAATGCATTCCTTCATGGTGACTTATATGAAGAAGTGTATATGGAGGTGCCACCAGGTCCCTTAGTTGACCAGACTGGTCCATAAAAGCGGTTTGCAAACTCAACAAATCATTGTATGAGCTGAAGCAAGCTAGCAGGCAATGGTATGCTAAGCTGACTGAAGCCCTATCATCAATGGGGTATAAACACTCTGAGAATGAT
The Nicotiana sylvestris chromosome 11, ASM39365v2, whole genome shotgun sequence DNA segment above includes these coding regions:
- the LOC138880934 gene encoding uncharacterized protein, translating into MAIDQNEELTPSTSRSDQPVIDVSSPLYIHPSDSPRVIVVPVPFDGIWYRSLRRSVLRALSVKNKLGFVNRDCRKPPPNSPQFRQWERCDDMVTSWILNSLSKEISDSVEYVSNSVELWRELEDRYDQTNGAKLYQIQKEINDLVQGSLDITAYYT